Proteins encoded in a region of the Leifsonia sp. PS1209 genome:
- the ilvC gene encoding ketol-acid reductoisomerase: MAEIYYDNDADLSIIQGKKVAVIGYGSQGHAHAQNLRDSGVEVVIGLKEGSKSKPKAEEAGFQVLSAADAAKWADVIVILAPDQVQRHLYADDIQPNLEEGNALVFGHGFNIRFGYIEAPEGVDVIMVAPKGPGHTVRREYEAGRGVPVIVAVEKDATGNAWPLVLSYAKGIGGLRAGGIKTTFTEETETDLFGEQAVLCGGVSQLVQYGFETLTEAGYQPQVAYFEVLHELKLIVDLMWEGGIAKQRWSVSDTAEYGDYVSGPRVIDPHVKENMQAVLADIQSGAFAERFIADQDAGAPEFLALRKKGEQHPIEATGRELRKLFAWNASNDDDYVDGEVAR; encoded by the coding sequence GTGGCTGAGATCTACTACGACAACGATGCTGACCTGTCGATCATCCAGGGCAAGAAGGTCGCCGTCATCGGCTACGGCTCGCAGGGTCACGCGCACGCGCAGAACCTCCGCGACTCCGGCGTCGAGGTCGTCATCGGCCTCAAGGAGGGCTCGAAGTCGAAGCCCAAGGCCGAAGAGGCAGGCTTCCAGGTCCTGAGCGCCGCGGACGCGGCGAAGTGGGCCGACGTCATCGTCATCCTCGCGCCGGACCAGGTGCAGCGTCACCTCTACGCCGACGACATCCAGCCGAACCTCGAAGAGGGCAACGCGCTCGTCTTCGGCCACGGCTTCAACATCCGTTTCGGCTACATCGAGGCCCCGGAGGGCGTCGACGTCATCATGGTCGCCCCGAAGGGCCCGGGCCACACCGTGCGCCGCGAGTACGAGGCCGGCCGTGGCGTCCCCGTGATCGTCGCCGTCGAGAAGGACGCCACCGGCAACGCGTGGCCCCTCGTCCTCAGCTACGCCAAGGGCATCGGCGGCCTCCGCGCCGGCGGCATCAAGACGACCTTCACCGAGGAGACCGAGACCGACCTGTTCGGTGAGCAGGCCGTGCTCTGCGGCGGTGTCTCGCAGCTCGTCCAGTACGGTTTCGAGACCCTGACCGAGGCGGGCTACCAGCCGCAGGTCGCATACTTCGAGGTTCTGCACGAGCTCAAGCTCATCGTGGACCTGATGTGGGAGGGCGGCATCGCCAAGCAGCGCTGGAGCGTCTCCGACACCGCTGAGTACGGCGACTACGTCTCCGGCCCGCGCGTCATCGACCCGCACGTCAAGGAGAACATGCAGGCCGTTCTCGCCGACATCCAGTCCGGCGCCTTCGCCGAGCGTTTCATCGCCGACCAGGATGCAGGAGCGCCGGAGTTCCTCGCGCTCCGCAAGAAGGGCGAGCAGCACCCGATCGAGGCCACCGGCCGCGAGCTGCGCAAGCTGTTCGCTTGGAACGCGTCGAACGACGACGACTACGTCGACGGCGAGGTCGCGCGCTGA
- a CDS encoding copper homeostasis protein CutC codes for MSRRLAVEIAVQDRAGVRVALEAGADRIELCSALGVGGLTPSAGLIEAAVAEAQSAGRDGFVHVLIRPRAGGFVYDADEVELALADIRFARRACASGVVVGALDAVGAVDTDAVARFVAEAGDLDVTFHRAIDIAPDPLGALDTLAALGVRRILTSGGASRSIDGVGMLAALAAESAGRVQVMAGGGVGVTDIAGIAATGVDAVHLSARTTVTGSPSGPGGGAASYDVTDAAVVREALAAAY; via the coding sequence GTGTCCCGTCGTCTCGCCGTCGAGATCGCTGTCCAGGACAGGGCGGGCGTTCGCGTCGCCCTGGAGGCGGGCGCCGACCGCATCGAGCTCTGCTCCGCGCTCGGCGTCGGCGGCCTCACGCCCTCCGCGGGCCTGATCGAGGCGGCGGTCGCCGAAGCGCAGAGCGCGGGCCGCGACGGTTTCGTGCACGTCTTGATCCGCCCCCGCGCCGGAGGTTTCGTCTACGACGCGGACGAGGTGGAGCTGGCGCTGGCCGACATCCGCTTCGCCAGGCGCGCATGCGCATCCGGTGTCGTGGTGGGCGCGCTGGACGCCGTCGGGGCCGTGGACACGGACGCGGTCGCCCGCTTCGTCGCCGAGGCCGGCGACCTCGACGTCACCTTCCACCGCGCCATCGACATCGCGCCGGACCCTCTCGGCGCCCTCGACACGCTCGCCGCGCTCGGCGTCCGCCGCATCCTGACGTCGGGAGGAGCATCCCGCAGCATCGACGGCGTCGGGATGCTCGCCGCCCTCGCCGCCGAGTCCGCCGGCCGCGTGCAGGTGATGGCAGGCGGGGGAGTCGGCGTCACCGACATCGCAGGCATCGCGGCGACCGGCGTGGATGCGGTGCACCTCTCGGCGCGCACGACCGTGACAGGCTCGCCGTCCGGCCCCGGCGGCGGGGCTGCATCGTACGACGTGACGGACGCCGCGGTCGTGCGGGAGGCGCTGGCCGCCGCGTACTGA
- the ilvN gene encoding acetolactate synthase small subunit, protein MSTHVLSLLVEDKPGLLTRVAGLFARRGFNIESLAVGTSEVDGLSRITVVVDVEDLPLEQVTKQLNKLINVIKIVELDPAQSVQREHLLIKVRVDNTTRSQVLEAVNLFRARVVDVATDALVIEVTGDSGKTQALLKVLEPYGIKEMAQSGLLAIGRGSKSITERVFKN, encoded by the coding sequence ATGAGCACGCACGTTCTGAGCCTCCTCGTCGAGGACAAGCCGGGTCTGCTGACCCGTGTCGCCGGTCTGTTCGCACGCCGCGGCTTCAACATCGAATCCCTGGCGGTGGGTACGAGCGAGGTCGACGGCCTCTCCCGCATCACGGTCGTCGTCGACGTCGAAGACCTCCCGCTCGAACAGGTCACCAAGCAGCTGAACAAGCTGATCAACGTCATCAAGATCGTGGAGCTCGACCCTGCGCAGTCCGTGCAGCGCGAGCACCTGCTGATCAAGGTGCGCGTCGACAACACCACCCGCTCGCAGGTGCTCGAAGCCGTCAACCTGTTCCGCGCCCGCGTCGTCGACGTGGCCACGGACGCCCTCGTGATCGAGGTCACGGGCGACAGCGGAAAGACCCAGGCGCTGCTCAAGGTGCTCGAACCGTACGGGATCAAGGAGATGGCGCAGTCCGGCCTCCTCGCGATCGGCCGCGGCTCGAAGTCCATCACCGAGCGCGTTTTCAAGAACTAA
- a CDS encoding DoxX family membrane protein, whose translation MTAFETVQLVVRIALACVFIGMGVLHFVPGPARGMAAMIPPRMRWGAPFSPRVLVALTGVCELAGGIGLLVPWTRVAAAICLAVFLVAVFPANAYAARHKERFGAFGTPLIPRLLLQVLLIGLCVFCAL comes from the coding sequence GTGACCGCCTTCGAAACCGTCCAGCTCGTCGTGCGGATCGCGCTCGCGTGCGTGTTCATAGGGATGGGCGTCCTGCACTTCGTTCCCGGGCCCGCCCGCGGAATGGCCGCGATGATCCCGCCCCGGATGCGCTGGGGCGCACCGTTCAGCCCGCGCGTCCTCGTCGCGCTGACGGGCGTGTGCGAGCTGGCGGGCGGGATCGGCCTGCTCGTGCCGTGGACGCGGGTGGCGGCGGCGATCTGCCTCGCGGTGTTCCTCGTCGCGGTGTTCCCCGCCAACGCGTACGCGGCGCGGCACAAGGAACGGTTCGGCGCGTTCGGCACCCCGCTCATCCCGCGCCTGCTGCTGCAGGTCCTGCTGATTGGGCTGTGCGTGTTCTGCGCGCTCTGA
- a CDS encoding acetolactate synthase large subunit: MSSEPSSPSTVLPSATPGKASPESLTGSQSVVRTLELLGVTDVFGLPGGAILPIYDAIMDSTKIRHILVRHEQGAGHAAEGYASSSNKVGVAMATSGPGATNLVTAIMDAHMDSVPVVFITGQVFSTLMGTDAFQEADIVGITMPITKHSFLVKRAEDIPSTIAAAYHIAGTGRPGPVLVDITKDAQQNTVPFIWPPKVDLPGYRPITKAHGKQILAAAQLLAEAKKPILYVGGGVIRSRASQELLELAEVTGAPVTTTLMARGAFPDSHKQHLGMPGMHGTVPAVLALQESDLIVSLGARFDDRVTGNTSLFAPNAKVVHVDVDPAEISKIRIADVPIVGDAKDVIVDLTAAFKEAAKDQAPDTVEWWTYLNGLREEFPLGFSPTTDGLLAPQHIIQRIGELTGPEGIYTAGVGQHQMWAAQFIKYERPNAWLNSGGAGTMGYSVPAAMGAKVAQPDRVVWSIDGDGCFQMTNQELATCTINNIPIKVAIINNSSLGMVRQWQTLFYDGRYSNTDLNTGHDTVRVPDFVKLAEAYGALGIRVTKEEEVDAAIKLALETNDRPVVIDFVVSADAMVWPMVPQGVSNSYVQYARDHSPAFGEE, translated from the coding sequence ATGTCCTCGGAACCCAGTTCTCCTAGTACCGTGTTGCCATCCGCGACGCCTGGAAAGGCGTCGCCCGAATCGCTGACGGGCTCCCAGTCCGTCGTCCGCACCCTGGAACTCCTCGGCGTCACCGACGTCTTCGGGCTCCCGGGTGGAGCCATCCTCCCCATCTACGACGCGATCATGGACTCCACCAAGATCCGTCACATCCTGGTCAGGCACGAGCAGGGCGCCGGCCACGCCGCAGAGGGCTACGCCTCGTCGAGCAACAAGGTCGGCGTGGCGATGGCCACCTCCGGTCCCGGAGCGACCAACCTCGTCACGGCCATCATGGACGCCCACATGGACTCGGTCCCCGTGGTGTTCATCACGGGCCAGGTCTTCTCCACCCTGATGGGTACGGATGCGTTCCAGGAGGCGGACATCGTCGGCATCACCATGCCGATCACCAAGCACTCCTTCCTGGTGAAGCGCGCGGAGGACATCCCGTCCACCATCGCAGCGGCGTACCACATCGCGGGAACCGGCCGCCCCGGCCCGGTGCTCGTCGACATCACCAAAGACGCGCAGCAGAACACGGTGCCGTTCATCTGGCCGCCCAAGGTCGACCTGCCCGGCTACCGTCCGATCACCAAGGCGCACGGCAAGCAGATCCTCGCGGCAGCGCAGCTGCTCGCCGAGGCGAAGAAGCCGATCCTCTACGTGGGCGGCGGCGTCATCCGCTCCCGCGCCTCCCAGGAGCTGCTCGAGCTCGCCGAGGTCACCGGGGCGCCCGTCACCACCACGCTGATGGCGCGCGGCGCGTTCCCCGACTCCCACAAGCAGCACCTCGGCATGCCCGGGATGCACGGCACCGTCCCCGCGGTGCTCGCGCTCCAGGAGTCCGACCTCATCGTGTCGCTCGGCGCGCGGTTCGACGACCGCGTCACCGGCAACACCTCGCTGTTCGCTCCGAACGCGAAAGTCGTCCACGTCGATGTCGACCCGGCTGAGATCTCCAAGATCCGGATCGCCGACGTGCCCATCGTCGGCGATGCCAAAGATGTCATCGTCGATCTGACCGCCGCCTTCAAAGAGGCCGCGAAAGACCAGGCGCCCGACACCGTCGAATGGTGGACGTACCTGAACGGGCTCCGCGAGGAGTTCCCGCTCGGGTTCTCGCCGACGACGGACGGCCTGCTCGCCCCGCAGCACATCATCCAGCGGATCGGCGAGCTGACCGGACCGGAGGGCATCTACACCGCCGGAGTCGGCCAGCACCAGATGTGGGCGGCGCAGTTCATCAAGTACGAGCGGCCGAACGCGTGGCTCAACTCGGGTGGGGCAGGCACGATGGGATACTCGGTGCCCGCCGCGATGGGCGCCAAGGTGGCCCAGCCCGACCGCGTGGTGTGGTCGATCGACGGCGACGGCTGCTTCCAGATGACCAATCAGGAACTCGCCACCTGCACGATCAACAACATCCCGATCAAGGTCGCGATCATCAACAACTCGTCGCTCGGCATGGTCCGCCAGTGGCAGACGCTGTTCTACGACGGCCGGTACTCCAACACCGACCTGAACACCGGCCACGACACCGTGCGCGTCCCCGACTTCGTGAAGCTGGCAGAGGCGTACGGCGCTCTCGGCATCCGCGTCACGAAGGAAGAGGAAGTGGATGCGGCGATCAAGCTGGCGCTGGAGACCAACGACCGTCCCGTGGTCATCGACTTCGTCGTGAGCGCGGACGCGATGGTCTGGCCGATGGTCCCGCAGGGCGTCAGCAACAGCTACGTCCAGTACGCCCGCGACCACAGCCCCGCCTTCGGAGAGGAGTAG
- a CDS encoding YciI family protein, which translates to MSDEYVLLIKEPNWDPAAMTEEQWAAGMAGHRAFQDAVVAAGEKIVASAALQPISAATRITPRDGDSPLFTDGPFGETKEVVTGFYNFTAATPEQARELAALVPTEGWNELFPVLVLSSVN; encoded by the coding sequence ATGTCCGACGAGTACGTTCTGCTGATCAAGGAACCGAACTGGGACCCGGCCGCGATGACCGAGGAGCAGTGGGCGGCAGGCATGGCCGGCCACCGGGCGTTCCAGGATGCGGTGGTCGCCGCCGGCGAGAAGATCGTCGCGAGCGCCGCCCTGCAGCCGATCAGCGCCGCCACCAGGATCACCCCGAGGGACGGCGACAGCCCGCTCTTCACCGACGGGCCGTTCGGCGAGACCAAAGAGGTCGTCACCGGGTTCTACAACTTCACCGCCGCCACCCCGGAGCAGGCCCGTGAGCTGGCTGCGCTCGTGCCGACGGAGGGCTGGAACGAGCTGTTCCCCGTGCTCGTCCTGAGCTCGGTCAACTGA
- a CDS encoding TetR family transcriptional regulator: protein MSDRTVVWDHDDPGEQLGLREQKKRRMRRLLSDTATELFVERGFAAVQVAEIARVCGVSEKTVFNYFPSKEALLLDRGDATEAGLRRALADYTTPPAAAVATMLDRELGRLTDWIAAQPDERAAYDKTARFGALIAETPSLRAHQRKQQDALVALAAESLAARCGFEAADPEPRIAATALVGLTDIQAVALRRELAARTPVAHLRAAVAADVTRASTVVAALDAVLRAR, encoded by the coding sequence ATGAGCGACCGAACGGTGGTCTGGGATCACGACGACCCGGGGGAGCAGCTCGGCCTCCGCGAGCAGAAGAAGCGCAGGATGCGGCGGCTGCTGTCCGACACCGCCACCGAATTGTTCGTCGAGCGCGGGTTCGCCGCGGTCCAGGTCGCAGAGATCGCCCGCGTCTGCGGCGTCTCCGAGAAGACGGTGTTCAACTACTTCCCCAGCAAAGAGGCCCTGCTGCTCGACCGCGGCGACGCCACCGAGGCCGGACTGCGACGCGCCCTGGCCGATTACACCACCCCGCCCGCCGCCGCGGTCGCGACGATGCTCGACCGGGAACTCGGACGTCTCACCGACTGGATCGCCGCCCAACCGGACGAGCGCGCGGCGTACGACAAGACCGCCAGGTTCGGCGCCCTCATCGCCGAGACGCCGTCGTTGCGCGCCCACCAGCGCAAGCAACAGGATGCGCTCGTCGCCCTGGCCGCCGAGTCACTCGCCGCCCGCTGCGGCTTCGAAGCCGCCGACCCTGAGCCGCGGATCGCGGCCACGGCGCTCGTCGGGCTGACCGACATCCAGGCCGTCGCCCTGCGCCGCGAACTCGCGGCACGCACGCCGGTCGCGCACCTGCGCGCGGCGGTCGCCGCCGACGTGACCCGCGCATCCACGGTGGTCGCCGCCCTGGACGCGGTGCTCAGGGCGCGCTGA
- a CDS encoding anthrone oxygenase family protein, with protein MSALLVAGIVLVGLVVGVYWGPWIALTRTIATFQPAVLLPLVARLSANLAPVMTVLMPLALLVVAAVVAVAAFGHPVTLILGAVAFVLLALTLVVTMAVEVPIVKTIESWTVDTLPPDWRARRDRWVSFHLLRVIPGVVALALLAAAAVTYPL; from the coding sequence GTGTCCGCTCTTCTGGTGGCCGGCATCGTGCTGGTGGGGTTGGTCGTCGGCGTGTATTGGGGGCCGTGGATCGCGCTCACCCGGACCATCGCGACGTTCCAGCCTGCTGTGCTCCTGCCGCTCGTCGCGCGGCTGAGCGCGAACCTCGCTCCCGTGATGACCGTGCTGATGCCGCTCGCGCTGCTCGTGGTGGCGGCCGTGGTCGCGGTCGCGGCGTTCGGGCATCCGGTCACGCTCATCCTGGGTGCCGTCGCGTTCGTGCTCCTGGCGCTCACGCTGGTGGTGACGATGGCGGTCGAGGTGCCGATCGTCAAGACCATCGAATCCTGGACCGTCGACACGCTCCCACCCGACTGGCGCGCACGCCGCGACCGCTGGGTGTCGTTCCACCTGTTGCGCGTGATCCCGGGCGTCGTGGCGCTCGCGCTGCTCGCCGCGGCCGCGGTGACCTACCCGCTCTGA
- the serA gene encoding phosphoglycerate dehydrogenase — MTKPVVLIAEELSPATVDALGPDFDIRSVDGTDRAALLSAVADADAILVRSATKVDAEVIGGAPKLRVIARAGVGLDNVDIKAATNAGVMVVNAPTSNIISAAELTVGHILSLARHIPAAHNALAQGQWKRSKYTGTEVYEKTVGIIGLGRIGALITARLQAFGTRVIAFDPYVTSARAQQLGVQLVTLDELLAEADFITIHMPKTPETTGMISDDQLALMKPTAFIVNVARGGLIDEDALYRALSTNSIAGAGLDVFVSEPPTESPLLALENVVVTPHLGASTDEAQEKAGVSVAKSVRLALSGELVPDAVNVAGGVIDPYVRPGIPLVEKLGQVFSGLAHSPLTSVDVEVRGELVDYDVSVLKLAALKGIFTNVVSETVSYVNAPLLAEQRGIEVRLITDSVSEEYRNLITLRGALSDGSQVSVSGTLTGTKQIEKVVEINGYDVEVPIAEHLIVMVYDDRPGIVAVYGQEFGEAEINIAGMQIARTSAGGKALSVLTVDSRIPDGLLEKVRIAIDADLMQEIDITES, encoded by the coding sequence GTGACAAAGCCGGTCGTGCTGATCGCCGAAGAACTTTCGCCCGCCACCGTCGACGCCCTCGGGCCGGACTTCGACATCCGCAGTGTGGACGGGACCGACCGGGCTGCACTGCTCTCCGCTGTGGCCGACGCCGACGCCATCCTGGTGCGGTCGGCGACCAAGGTCGACGCAGAGGTCATCGGCGGCGCTCCCAAGCTGCGCGTCATCGCGCGTGCAGGTGTCGGGCTCGACAACGTCGACATCAAGGCGGCGACCAACGCCGGTGTCATGGTCGTGAACGCGCCGACCTCCAACATCATCTCCGCCGCCGAGCTCACCGTCGGGCACATCCTGAGCCTCGCCCGTCACATCCCGGCCGCGCACAACGCGCTGGCGCAGGGGCAGTGGAAGCGCTCGAAGTACACCGGCACGGAGGTCTACGAGAAGACCGTCGGCATCATCGGGCTGGGCCGCATCGGCGCGCTCATCACCGCGCGCCTGCAGGCGTTCGGCACCCGCGTGATCGCGTTCGACCCGTACGTCACCTCGGCTCGCGCGCAGCAGCTGGGCGTTCAGCTGGTCACGCTCGACGAGCTGCTCGCCGAGGCCGACTTCATCACCATCCACATGCCGAAGACGCCGGAGACCACCGGCATGATCAGCGACGACCAGCTCGCGCTGATGAAGCCGACCGCGTTCATCGTCAACGTCGCCCGCGGCGGCCTGATCGACGAGGACGCGCTCTACCGCGCCCTGTCCACCAACTCCATCGCCGGCGCCGGGCTCGACGTGTTCGTCAGCGAGCCGCCCACCGAGTCGCCGCTGCTCGCGCTCGAGAACGTCGTCGTCACCCCGCACCTCGGAGCATCCACCGACGAGGCGCAGGAAAAGGCCGGCGTGTCCGTCGCCAAGTCGGTGCGGCTGGCGCTGTCCGGCGAACTGGTCCCGGATGCGGTCAACGTCGCCGGCGGCGTCATCGACCCGTACGTGCGCCCCGGCATCCCGCTGGTCGAGAAGCTCGGCCAGGTGTTCTCCGGCCTCGCCCACAGCCCGCTCACCAGCGTGGACGTGGAGGTGCGCGGCGAACTGGTCGACTACGACGTGAGCGTGCTCAAGCTCGCGGCGCTGAAGGGCATCTTCACCAACGTCGTCAGCGAGACCGTCTCCTACGTGAACGCGCCACTGCTCGCCGAGCAGCGCGGCATCGAGGTGCGCCTCATCACCGACTCGGTCAGCGAGGAGTACCGCAACCTGATCACCCTGCGCGGCGCGCTCAGCGACGGTTCGCAGGTGTCGGTGTCGGGCACGCTCACCGGCACCAAGCAGATCGAGAAGGTCGTGGAGATCAACGGCTACGACGTGGAGGTCCCGATCGCGGAGCACCTCATCGTCATGGTCTACGACGACCGTCCCGGCATCGTCGCCGTCTACGGCCAGGAGTTCGGCGAGGCGGAGATCAACATCGCCGGCATGCAGATCGCCAGGACGTCCGCGGGCGGCAAGGCGCTCAGCGTGCTCACGGTCGACTCGCGCATCCCGGATGGGCTGCTCGAGAAGGTGCGCATCGCCATCGACGCCGACCTGATGCAGGAGATCGACATCACCGAGTCCTGA